The following proteins are encoded in a genomic region of Mycobacterium sp. 155:
- a CDS encoding MarR family winged helix-turn-helix transcriptional regulator: MSGMIAGRTAGDMPGLDIAEQRSWQHYLDSALRLYATLNRSLVDEHQLTLNDVRLLDMLDKSATGSARMGDLAERLMSLPSRVTRQIRRLEVQNLVTRCASPDDGRGVIATITDDGRMAVRGAMVTYGQCVRAHFLGRLSRPQIAAMGENCRRISVALQSGAPPAKLGRV, encoded by the coding sequence ATGTCAGGCATGATTGCCGGGCGTACGGCAGGTGATATGCCGGGCCTGGATATTGCCGAGCAGAGGTCGTGGCAGCACTATCTCGACTCGGCTTTGCGGTTGTATGCGACTCTGAACCGGTCGCTTGTTGATGAGCATCAACTGACGCTCAACGATGTCCGGCTGCTCGACATGCTGGACAAGTCGGCGACCGGATCCGCGCGGATGGGGGATCTGGCGGAACGTCTGATGTCCCTCCCGAGCCGGGTCACCCGGCAGATCCGCCGACTGGAGGTACAGAACCTCGTCACGAGGTGTGCGAGTCCCGACGACGGCCGGGGGGTGATCGCGACCATCACCGACGACGGCCGAATGGCGGTGCGAGGCGCGATGGTGACCTACGGGCAGTGCGTCCGTGCGCACTTCCTGGGCAGGCTGTCCCGCCCGCAGATCGCGGCCATGGGGGAGAACTGCCGACGCATCAGCGTCGCCCTGCAGTCCGGAGCGCCGCCCGCCAAGCTGGGCCGGGTGTAG